A region from the Sulfitobacter sp. D7 genome encodes:
- a CDS encoding iron-containing alcohol dehydrogenase, with protein sequence MSLTANWSYPTAIRFGAGRIKEIAEACAAAGIKNPLLVTDKGLAYLPITQSTLDLMEAAGLGRAMFSDVDPNPTEMNAEAGIKVYRDGGHDGVIAFGGGSGLDLGKVIAFMAGQTRPLWDFEDIGDWWTRADPDGIAPIVAVPTTAGTGSEVGRASVITNSQSHEKKIIFHPKMLPAVVICDPELTVGMPPMITAGTGMDAFAHCLEAFCSPHYHPMSQGMALEGMRLVKEYLPRAYADGTDLEARGHMMSAAAMGATAFQKGLGAIHAISHPIGAVHHTHHGTTNAVVMQPVLRMNRPAIEGRLAKAAAYLDIVGGFDGFYDFVGKLNEELNIPSSLTALGVTDPDIDALVASALQDPSCGGNPIELTKENVTQLLRDCL encoded by the coding sequence ATGTCCCTGACTGCCAATTGGTCTTACCCCACCGCCATCCGCTTCGGCGCAGGCCGAATTAAAGAGATCGCCGAAGCCTGCGCCGCCGCAGGTATCAAAAACCCGCTGTTGGTCACCGACAAAGGGCTGGCCTATCTGCCGATCACCCAGTCCACGCTCGACCTGATGGAGGCGGCTGGCCTTGGCCGCGCGATGTTCTCGGACGTTGACCCGAACCCGACCGAGATGAACGCCGAGGCGGGCATCAAGGTCTACCGCGACGGCGGCCATGACGGCGTGATCGCCTTTGGCGGCGGCTCGGGGCTTGATCTGGGCAAGGTCATCGCCTTCATGGCAGGCCAAACGCGCCCCCTGTGGGATTTTGAGGATATCGGGGACTGGTGGACCCGCGCCGACCCCGATGGCATCGCGCCGATCGTGGCCGTGCCGACGACGGCTGGCACCGGGTCGGAAGTGGGCCGCGCCAGCGTGATCACCAATTCCCAAAGCCATGAGAAAAAGATCATCTTCCACCCTAAAATGCTGCCCGCCGTCGTGATCTGCGACCCGGAGCTGACCGTCGGCATGCCACCGATGATCACCGCAGGCACCGGGATGGATGCTTTCGCCCATTGCCTCGAAGCCTTCTGCTCGCCGCATTACCACCCGATGAGCCAAGGCATGGCGCTGGAAGGGATGCGTCTGGTCAAGGAATATCTGCCCCGTGCCTATGCCGATGGTACTGATCTTGAGGCGCGCGGGCATATGATGTCTGCCGCGGCCATGGGCGCCACGGCGTTCCAAAAGGGTCTGGGTGCCATCCATGCCATCAGCCACCCGATCGGCGCAGTGCATCACACGCACCACGGCACCACCAACGCGGTTGTCATGCAGCCCGTCCTGCGCATGAACCGCCCCGCGATTGAGGGCCGTCTGGCCAAAGCGGCAGCCTATCTTGATATCGTCGGCGGCTTTGACGGGTTTTACGATTTCGTCGGCAAGCTGAACGAAGAGTTGAACATCCCAAGCTCGCTGACCGCCCTTGGTGTGACGGACCCGGATATCGACGCGCTGGTGGCCTCGGCCCTGCAAGACCCAAGCTGCGGCGGCAACCCGATTGAACTGACCAAAGAGAATGTCACGCAGCTGCTGCGCGACTGCCTTTAA
- a CDS encoding c-type cytochrome: MNMRIASIFAICLGATPLWAESHASGDAEAGEKVFRKCKSCHMIQDDEGNDIQKGGRTGPNLYGIYNRVAGSVEDYRYGDSIVEAGEAGLAWNEEDFTGYVADPKKFLASYLDTNRAKSKMSYRLKDEEDAKDVWAYLVSVGPEVTEADMEEAKTTE, translated from the coding sequence ATGAACATGCGTATCGCGTCGATCTTCGCCATTTGCCTCGGGGCCACACCCCTTTGGGCGGAAAGCCATGCCTCCGGTGATGCCGAAGCCGGGGAAAAGGTCTTTCGTAAATGCAAAAGCTGCCACATGATCCAAGATGATGAGGGCAATGACATCCAAAAAGGCGGCCGCACCGGGCCGAACCTTTATGGAATCTACAACCGCGTGGCGGGGTCGGTCGAAGACTACCGCTATGGCGATTCCATCGTTGAAGCCGGCGAAGCCGGGCTGGCGTGGAACGAAGAAGACTTCACCGGATATGTTGCCGATCCCAAGAAGTTTCTGGCCAGCTATCTCGACACGAACCGCGCCAAATCCAAGATGTCTTACCGTCTGAAAGATGAAGAAGACGCCAAGGATGTTTGGGCGTATCTGGTCTCGGTCGGGCCCGAGGTTACTGAAGCGGATATGGAAGAAGCCAAAACGACCGAATAA